A DNA window from Daucus carota subsp. sativus chromosome 3, DH1 v3.0, whole genome shotgun sequence contains the following coding sequences:
- the LOC108214938 gene encoding uncharacterized protein LOC108214938: MSNRYTHNKNEGSRGAFNPRKQQFVPKNPNSSAQKLSDSLRHSDSGAVASSATAGNRLTRKDGASVPNQTRSGNFVKYLPHDEAVASGLAADEGGLDPIESQRVVDLLNRELSRLLKLNPREFWKEVASDTSLHDFLESFLKSRTRWYDFPYRGARGIVAGTIVGEYELSRRVYMVLYRISSSRDPGAKAGDSLSPKDHAVLLQEKKLLDMPKLLDICAIYGHENEDLTRNLVVNSVKAQPRIYDDFSSVLTHFLSIAHTMYQRCTSSLEVLFSVHDGQDQGSRRLHTDYLEVMDFLNDAIISMDTFVGAYKHAAIFFSFSVETSYGNEELISTLAQLHDSLLPSLKRGFQLLFASESGRNDISADLRTNVAVSLKMLSIRIVNFGWKLLYLCYLSDDAFDVGLPLQSATKIFPAQVEDPLVRAEIIIQTFREVIAFSVNQDGKGKTFLQHMEENYKLLDRIDLLLNKGWIVMDDEQHKMLSSNIINHFGGNITSVLHVPGHVIELPTDEDSAILESKISQIKDLFPNYGKGFLSACLEVYNQNPEEVIQRILEETLHKDLQLLDTSLEDRPPPKASSLSAHDKGKGKLLDSTVTAAPSNISPAVVKQQNSSTQVSSSSSSTVGRYVRKSTDDLPDSHTLDSRGHKDVAKTAALVSQLEYDDEYDDSFDDLGLSVADSGYEDTELLGDKSDSTIEKPHQTSNKVPNTSNSKWGSRKKPQYFVKDGKNYSYKVAGSVAVANYDEAASFSQAQRESVYGLGRGGNVPQGGHRRFIEPAESKEDEEVIADAEEGGRGRGRGSQRGRGRGGGRNHYRKDQAMKKHFSPLTRY; this comes from the exons ATGTCTAATCGCTACACACACAACAAAAACGAAGGCTCAAGAGGCGCATTCAATCCTAGAAAACAACAATTCGTCCCCAAAAACCCTAATTCATCAGCACAAAAACTCTCCGATTCTCTCCGTCACTCCGATTCCGGCGCCGTCGCTTCGTCTGCGACCGCCGGAAACAGGCTCACACGGAAAGACGGCGCTTCGGTGCCTAATCAGACGCGGAGTGGCAATTTCGTAAAATATTTGCCACATGATGAGGCGGTTGCTTCTGGATTGGCTGCTGATGAAGGTGGATTGGATCCTATTGAGTCGCAACGTGTTGTCGATTTGCTTAATCGAGAATTGTCGCGTTTGCTGAAATTGAATCCTCGGGAATTCTGGAAAGAAG TGGCGAGTGATACATCCTTGCACGATTTTCTGGAAAGTTTCCTGAAATCTAGAACTAGATGGTACGATTTTCCATATCGCGGAGCTAGAGGAATTGTTGCAGGAACTATTGTTGGGGAGTATGAATTAAGTAGGCGTGTCTATATGGTTCTATATAGAAT ATCTTCCAGTCGAGATCCAGGAGCTAAGGCCGGGGATAGTCTTAGTCCAAAAGATCATGCAG TCCTGCTGCAGGAAAAGAAGTTGCTTGATATGCCCAAGTTGTTAGATATATGTGCCATCTATGGTCATGAAAATGAAGACTTAACTAGAAATCTG GTAGTGAATTCAGTGAAGGCCCAGCCCAGGATCTATGACGATTTTTCTTCAGTCCTAACTCATTTTCTTAGTATTGCACATACAATGTACCAACGGTGCACCTCATCTTTAGAG GTTTTGTTTTCCGTTCATGATGGTCAAGATCAAGGTTCCAGGCGGCTTCATACTGATTATCTTGAG GTGATGGACTTTCTAAATGATGCAATCATATCTATGGATACATTTGTTGGTGCATATAAGCATGCAgcaatttttttctcattttctgTCGAAACAAG TTATGGGAATGAAGAACTAATCAGTACTCTTGCACAGTTGCATGATTCATTGTTGCCTTCTTTAAAGCGTGGTTTTCAACTTCTATTTGCATCAGAAAGCGGTCGTAATGATATATCAGCTGACCTGAGAACTAATGTTGCTGTCAGTTTGAAAATGTTGTCAATAAGGATAGTAAATTTTGGTTGGAAACTACTATACTTATGTTATCTAAGTGATGACGCTTTTGATGTGGGGCTTCCTCTTCAATCTGCAACGAAGATTTTTCCTGCTCAAGTGGAGGATCCTCTTGTAAGGGCAGAGATTATAATTCAGACATTTAGGGAAGTCATTGCATTTTCTGTCAATCAGGATGGGAAAGGGAAAACTTTTCTTCAACATATGGAAGAGAATTACAAGCTGTTGGATAGAATTGATTTATTACTAAACAAAG GATGGATTGTAATGGATGACGAACAACATAAGATGCTATCTTCCAACATTATTAATCATTTTGGTGGAAATATCACGAGTGTTCTACATGTGCCAGGGCATGTAATAGAACTACCTACGGATGAAGACTCAGCAATTCTAGAGTCTAAAATCAGCCAGATTAAGGACCTTTTCCCCAATTATGGAAAAGGATTTTTATCTGCATGCCTGGAAGTATATAACCAGAATCCTGAAGAAGTTATTCAGAGGATTCTAGAGGAGACACTTCATAAAGATCTGCAGCTGCTAGATACATCATTGGAAGACAGGCCACCTCCCAAGGCGTCATCTTTGAGCGCACATGACAAGGGAAAAGGGAAATTGCTAGATTCTACTGTAACAGCAGCTCCCTCAAATATATCTCCGGCAGTAGTCAAGCAACAGAATTCAAGCACGCAAGTTTCATCTTCATCCTCATCCACAGTTGGTAGATATGTCAGGAAGTCTACCGATGACTTGCCCGACTCTCACACACTCGATTCCAGAGGCCATAAGGATGTAGCAAAGACAGCAGCTCTTGTTTCACAGCTCGAGTATGATGACGAATATGATGATTCTTTTGATGATTTAGGCCTAAGCGTTGCTGACTCAGGATATGAAGATACAGAGCTACTTGGCGATAAGTCAGATTCTACAATAGAGAAACCACATCAGACTTCAAATAAGGTTCCGAATACTTCCAACTCCAAGTGGGGGTCCCGCAAAAAGCCCCAATACTTTGTTAAAGATGGGAAAAACTACAGCTACAAAGTTGCTGGTTCAGTTGCAGTTGCTAATTATGATGAAGCAGCATCTTTTAGTCAGGCCCAGAGGGAATCTGTCTATGGGCTTGGGAGAGGAGGCAATGTTCCTCAAGGTGGTCACAGAAGATTCATAGAGCCAGCCGAGTCAAAAGAAGATGAAGAGGTGATAGCTGATGCTGAGGAGGGAGGACGTGGACGAGGCAGAGGTTCCCAAAGAGGCAGAGGGAGGGGTGGAGGAAGAAATCATTACAGGAAGGACCAAGCAATGAAAAAACATTTTTCCCCTTTGACTCGTTACTAG
- the LOC108192932 gene encoding alanine--tRNA ligase-like isoform X1 has product MGSEEIEWPANRVRDTFIKFFEDKQHVNWKSSPVVPHNDPTLLFANAGMNQYKPIFLGTADPNTQLSKLTRACNTQKCIRAGGKHNDLDDVRKDTYHHTFFEMLGNCSFGDYFKAEAISWAWKLLTKVYKLPEDRIYATYFGGDEKSGLDPDTEAKALWLKYLPKKRVLPFGCKCYVICFE; this is encoded by the exons ATGGGCTCCGAAGAAATCGAGTGGCCCGCGAATCGAGTTCGCGACACTTTTATCAAGTTTTTCGAAGATAAGCAGCATGTTAATTGGAAATCCAGCCCTGTTGTTCCTCACAATGATCCTACTCTGCTCTTCGCTAACGCAG GGATGAATCAATACAAGCCTATCTTTTTAGGAACTGCTGATCCCAACACTCAGCTGAGTAAGCTAACACGTGCTTGCAATACACAGAAGTGTATAAGAGCGGGTGGGAAACATAATGATTTGGATGATGTTCGTAAAGATACTTATCACCACACTTTCTTTGAGATGCTTGGTAATTGCTCTTTTGGGGACTATTTTAAAGCCGAGGCGATCTCGTGGGCATGGAAGCTTCTCACCAAG GTGTACAAATTACCTGAAGATCGAATTTATGCTACCTATTTTGGTGGTGATGAAAAGTCTGGCCTTGACCCTGATACTGAAGCTAAGGCTTTGTGGCTCAAATATCTTCCAAAGAAACGCGTATTGCCATTTGGTTGTAAG TGTTATGTCATCTGTTTCGAGTAG
- the LOC108192932 gene encoding alanine--tRNA ligase-like isoform X2 produces MGSEEIEWPANRVRDTFIKFFEDKQHVNWKSSPVVPHNDPTLLFANAGMNQYKPIFLGTADPNTQLSKLTRACNTQKCIRAGGKHNDLDDVRKDTYHHTFFEMLGNCSFGDYFKAEAISWAWKLLTKVYKLPEDRIYATYFGGDEKSGLDPDTEAKALWLKYLPKKRVLPFGCKG; encoded by the exons ATGGGCTCCGAAGAAATCGAGTGGCCCGCGAATCGAGTTCGCGACACTTTTATCAAGTTTTTCGAAGATAAGCAGCATGTTAATTGGAAATCCAGCCCTGTTGTTCCTCACAATGATCCTACTCTGCTCTTCGCTAACGCAG GGATGAATCAATACAAGCCTATCTTTTTAGGAACTGCTGATCCCAACACTCAGCTGAGTAAGCTAACACGTGCTTGCAATACACAGAAGTGTATAAGAGCGGGTGGGAAACATAATGATTTGGATGATGTTCGTAAAGATACTTATCACCACACTTTCTTTGAGATGCTTGGTAATTGCTCTTTTGGGGACTATTTTAAAGCCGAGGCGATCTCGTGGGCATGGAAGCTTCTCACCAAG GTGTACAAATTACCTGAAGATCGAATTTATGCTACCTATTTTGGTGGTGATGAAAAGTCTGGCCTTGACCCTGATACTGAAGCTAAGGCTTTGTGGCTCAAATATCTTCCAAAGAAACGCGTATTGCCATTTGGTTGTAAG GGGTAA